A window of the Gammaproteobacteria bacterium genome harbors these coding sequences:
- a CDS encoding CTP synthase translates to MTKYVFVTGGVVSSLGKGIASASLAALLEARGLKVTLLKLDPYINVDPGTMSPFQHGEVFVTQDGAETDLDLGHYERYVRTTMNKRNNFTTGKIYENVIRKERRGDYLGATVQVIPHITDEIKHCIEEGAGNADVALVEIGGTVGDIESLPFLEAIRQLGIEQGSSNAVFLHLTLVPYIGAAGELKTKPTQHSVKELLSIGIQPDVLLCRANQVLPDDERRKIALFTNVPTRAVISAPDVDNIYKIPRLLHEQGLDEIVVEKLHINARRANLSEWDKAVYAQEHPTGEVNVAMVGKYINLTEAYKSLSESLRHAGIHTLTKININYIDSERIETEGTKLLEGMDAILVPGGFGERGIEGKIRAVNYARTQRIPYLGICLGMQVAVIEFARNVAGLKNAHSTEFNPKAPYPVIAMMSEWVTAEGEREKRLVGCDLGGTMRLGGQECKLAPDTHVRELYGKESINERHRHRYEFNNQHRALLQEKGLVIAGTSVDGNLVEIVELKDHPWFVGVQFHPEFTSTPRDGHPLFSGYILAAREHRAARASKPQVAIP, encoded by the coding sequence ATGACTAAATACGTGTTTGTCACTGGCGGCGTGGTGTCTTCCCTCGGTAAGGGAATCGCCTCCGCCTCCCTCGCTGCTTTGCTCGAAGCCCGTGGCCTGAAGGTTACGCTGCTCAAGCTCGATCCTTATATCAACGTCGATCCGGGCACGATGAGCCCGTTTCAGCATGGCGAAGTGTTCGTCACCCAAGACGGCGCTGAAACCGATTTGGATCTCGGCCATTACGAGCGCTACGTCCGCACGACGATGAACAAGCGCAACAATTTCACTACTGGCAAGATTTACGAGAACGTCATTCGCAAGGAGCGGCGCGGTGATTACCTCGGTGCAACGGTGCAGGTGATTCCGCACATTACCGACGAGATCAAGCATTGCATCGAAGAAGGTGCCGGCAACGCCGACGTGGCCCTGGTTGAAATCGGTGGCACGGTCGGCGACATCGAATCACTGCCGTTCCTCGAAGCGATCCGGCAGTTGGGTATCGAGCAGGGTTCGAGCAATGCCGTATTCCTGCATTTGACGTTGGTGCCTTACATCGGCGCCGCCGGCGAATTGAAAACCAAACCGACGCAACATTCCGTCAAAGAATTACTGTCGATCGGCATTCAGCCGGACGTGCTGCTGTGCCGTGCTAATCAAGTATTGCCGGACGACGAGCGCCGCAAGATCGCGTTGTTTACGAACGTGCCAACGCGGGCGGTGATCTCGGCGCCGGACGTCGACAACATTTATAAGATCCCGCGCTTGCTGCACGAGCAGGGCCTCGACGAAATCGTCGTCGAGAAGCTGCACATCAACGCCCGTCGCGCCAACTTGAGCGAGTGGGACAAGGCGGTGTACGCCCAGGAGCATCCGACCGGCGAGGTGAATGTCGCCATGGTCGGCAAGTACATCAACCTGACGGAAGCCTACAAGTCGTTGTCAGAATCGCTGCGGCACGCCGGCATTCACACGCTCACCAAGATCAACATTAATTACATCGACTCCGAGCGCATCGAGACCGAAGGTACGAAGTTGCTCGAAGGCATGGATGCGATCCTCGTACCTGGCGGTTTCGGCGAGCGCGGCATCGAAGGCAAGATCCGCGCGGTCAACTACGCGCGCACGCAGCGCATTCCGTATCTCGGCATTTGCCTCGGCATGCAGGTGGCGGTCATCGAGTTCGCGCGCAACGTCGCCGGCCTCAAGAACGCACACAGCACCGAGTTCAATCCGAAAGCGCCGTATCCGGTAATCGCCATGATGTCGGAGTGGGTCACGGCCGAGGGCGAGCGTGAAAAGCGCTTGGTCGGTTGCGATCTCGGCGGCACCATGCGTCTCGGCGGTCAGGAATGTAAGCTCGCGCCCGACACGCACGTACGCGAGTTGTACGGCAAAGAATCGATCAACGAACGCCATCGGCACCGCTACGAATTCAACAACCAGCACCGGGCGTTGTTGCAAGAGAAAGGATTGGTCATTGCCGGTACCTCGGTCGACGGTAATCTGGTCGAGATCGTCGAGCTCAAAGATCATCCGTGGTTCGTCGGCGTGCAGTTTCATCCGGAATTCACTTCTACCCCGCGCGACGGCCATCCGTTATTTAGCGGTTACATCCTGGCGGCCAGAGAGCATCGCGCAGCGCGCGCATCGAAACCCCAGGTAGCGATCCCATGA
- the accA gene encoding acetyl-CoA carboxylase carboxyl transferase subunit alpha, with protein sequence MNHNYLDFEQSIAELEAKIEALSSSSDGKDLNISEEVKKLRQKSRRLTESIFTSLTPWQISQLARHPLRPYTLDYIGRMFTDFEELHGDRGYADDPAIVGGLARLEGRPVVVIGHQKGRDTREKVRRNFGMPRPEGYRKALRLLRMAETFRLPVITFIDTPGAYPGVGAEERGQSEAIARNLYEMARLETPIISVVIGEGGSGGALAIGVCDRLLMLQYATYSVISPEGCASILWRAADKATLAAEAMGITAERLSQLGLIDTIVPEPLGGAHRDIDDMTRRLKTTLHDTLRDLSTIAPDQLLDGRYARLMQYGEFQE encoded by the coding sequence ATGAACCATAATTATTTGGACTTTGAACAGTCCATCGCCGAACTGGAAGCGAAGATCGAAGCGCTGTCTTCAAGCTCCGACGGCAAAGATTTGAATATCAGCGAGGAGGTTAAAAAGCTGCGGCAAAAAAGCCGACGGCTGACCGAATCGATTTTTACCTCGTTGACGCCGTGGCAGATCTCGCAGCTCGCGCGTCATCCGCTTCGACCCTACACGCTCGATTACATCGGCCGTATGTTCACCGACTTCGAAGAGCTGCATGGCGACCGCGGCTACGCCGATGATCCGGCAATCGTCGGCGGTCTCGCCCGGCTCGAGGGCCGGCCGGTGGTCGTGATCGGTCATCAGAAAGGCCGCGATACGCGCGAGAAGGTGCGGCGCAACTTCGGTATGCCGCGGCCCGAAGGTTATCGCAAGGCGTTGCGTCTGCTGCGCATGGCCGAGACGTTTCGGTTGCCGGTGATCACGTTCATCGACACGCCGGGCGCGTATCCGGGCGTCGGCGCCGAAGAGCGCGGACAGAGTGAAGCAATCGCGCGTAACTTGTACGAGATGGCGCGGCTGGAGACACCGATTATTAGCGTCGTCATTGGCGAGGGCGGCTCCGGCGGCGCACTGGCGATCGGCGTCTGCGATCGATTGCTGATGTTGCAGTACGCGACTTACTCAGTGATCTCGCCGGAAGGTTGTGCATCGATTCTGTGGCGCGCGGCCGATAAGGCGACGTTGGCGGCCGAAGCGATGGGCATTACCGCCGAGCGCTTGTCACAGCTCGGGCTAATCGACACGATCGTGCCGGAGCCGCTCGGCGGCGCGCATCGCGACATCGACGACATGACCCGCCGCTTGAAGACGACGTTGCACGACACGCTGCGCGATCTATCGACGATCGCGCCCGATCAGCTGCTTGATGGTCGCTACGCCAGGCTGATGCAGTATGGAGAATTCCAAGAATAG
- a CDS encoding DUF3187 family protein, whose translation MRRLIRLFLLITTALPIAAHARDTDPLPMYNQTPFAQIFGLPALGAARVLARDKRTAGVGYEVANYFVHEQRGNEQLIIDGETHRTNVNFSIGTAYGEFGIEIPHLSHSGGSLDSFIESWHDTFNQKQGGRPQVEDNQLIYSYRRDGVDLLNFRNATDGVGDVRLTGAWALASGGSVDVALHTSLKLPTGNADKLLGSGAADAAIWFAAGCGVCTGRWSGHANGGLLWLGDGEVLSSLQRRVVAFLGTGVGLTVWEPVTFKAALYAHTPFYDDTEMRPLGLSTVQLIFGGSWTASKDVTVDLGFSEDIRVYTAPDISILLNMRAGF comes from the coding sequence ATGCGACGACTAATACGACTCTTCCTACTTATTACCACGGCACTACCTATCGCCGCGCACGCGCGCGACACCGATCCGCTGCCGATGTACAACCAAACACCGTTCGCGCAAATTTTCGGCTTACCCGCGCTCGGCGCCGCGCGTGTCTTAGCCCGCGACAAGCGCACCGCCGGCGTTGGCTACGAGGTCGCCAACTATTTCGTGCACGAGCAACGTGGTAACGAACAACTCATTATCGACGGTGAGACCCATCGCACGAACGTCAACTTTTCCATTGGTACCGCCTATGGCGAATTCGGCATCGAGATTCCGCACTTATCGCACAGCGGCGGCTCGCTCGATAGCTTCATCGAGTCGTGGCATGACACCTTCAACCAAAAGCAAGGTGGGCGCCCCCAGGTCGAGGACAATCAACTGATCTACAGCTATCGTCGTGACGGCGTCGACCTGCTGAATTTCCGCAACGCAACCGACGGCGTCGGCGATGTGCGCTTAACCGGCGCCTGGGCGCTAGCCAGTGGCGGCAGTGTCGATGTCGCGCTGCATACTAGCCTCAAGCTACCCACCGGCAATGCCGACAAGTTGCTCGGCAGCGGCGCCGCTGATGCGGCCATCTGGTTCGCCGCTGGCTGCGGCGTCTGCACCGGCCGTTGGAGCGGCCATGCGAACGGCGGCCTACTTTGGCTTGGCGACGGTGAAGTTTTGTCGTCGTTGCAGCGCCGGGTTGTCGCCTTTTTGGGTACCGGTGTTGGCTTGACTGTATGGGAGCCCGTCACCTTTAAAGCCGCGCTGTATGCCCATACCCCGTTTTACGACGACACGGAAATGCGGCCCTTGGGTCTATCGACCGTACAGCTGATCTTTGGCGGCTCTTGGACCGCGTCTAAGGATGTAACGGTGGATCTCGGTTTTTCGGAAGATATACGGGTCTATACCGCGCCGGACATTAGCATCTTACTCAACATGCGTGCCGGCTTTTGA
- the kdsA gene encoding 3-deoxy-8-phosphooctulonate synthase, which translates to MKLCGFEVGLDRPFFLIAGPCVIESETMALDTAGQLKEITAKLGIPFIYKSSFDKANRSAHTSFRGLGMEKGLAILERVKRDIGVPVLTDIHDAPEVEPVAAVVDVLQTPAFLCRQTDFIQAVVRGGKPVNIKKGQFLAPHDMKNVVDKAIAAGGKDRIMVCERGASFGYNNLVSDMRALAIMRETGCPVVFDATHSVQLPGGQGTKSGGQREFVPVLARAAIAAGIAGIFMETHPNPNEALSDGPNAWPLGRMRDLLETLKELDLAVKRRGFAEASL; encoded by the coding sequence ATGAAGCTTTGCGGTTTTGAGGTTGGCCTCGATCGGCCGTTTTTTCTCATCGCTGGACCGTGCGTTATCGAGTCCGAGACGATGGCCTTGGACACAGCCGGTCAGCTCAAGGAAATCACCGCCAAGCTCGGCATTCCGTTCATCTATAAGTCGTCGTTCGACAAGGCCAACCGCAGTGCGCATACGTCGTTCCGCGGTCTTGGTATGGAGAAAGGTCTCGCCATCCTCGAACGCGTGAAGCGTGACATCGGTGTGCCGGTCCTGACCGACATCCATGACGCTCCCGAGGTCGAGCCGGTCGCGGCCGTGGTCGATGTGCTGCAAACGCCGGCGTTCCTCTGTCGGCAGACCGATTTCATTCAAGCGGTCGTCCGCGGCGGCAAGCCGGTGAACATTAAGAAGGGCCAGTTTCTGGCACCGCATGACATGAAGAATGTGGTCGATAAAGCGATCGCTGCCGGCGGTAAAGACCGGATCATGGTGTGTGAACGCGGTGCGTCTTTCGGCTATAACAATCTGGTTTCCGACATGCGCGCGCTTGCTATCATGCGCGAGACCGGTTGTCCGGTGGTATTCGATGCCACGCACTCGGTGCAGTTACCGGGCGGGCAGGGCACGAAGAGCGGCGGTCAGCGCGAATTCGTCCCGGTCCTGGCGCGGGCGGCGATTGCCGCCGGTATTGCCGGTATTTTTATGGAGACCCATCCAAACCCGAACGAGGCTCTCTCCGACGGCCCGAACGCCTGGCCGCTCGGTCGCATGCGCGACTTGCTCGAGACCTTGAAAGAGCTCGATCTCGCCGTGAAGCGCCGTGGCTTTGCCGAAGCGTCGCTGTAA
- the tilS gene encoding tRNA lysidine(34) synthetase TilS, with product MENSKNSETPVSSERRFSIDALAAVLTVDLALTPDVPLYVAYSGGLDSHVLLHALAAWRAQAPWRVHALHVDHGLQPMSIAWARHCAAVCAALGVPYQSDRVQVQRIDELGLEDAARRARYTVLADRLPAGAVLLTAHHQDDQAETVLLQLLRGAGVHGLAAMPVSVAFAGGRLLRPLLGFRRAALAEYAAAHGLHWVEDMSNVDTRFARNFVRQRLSPVLTERWPQSVERIARSARYHAEAAELLDELACADLDHASDNAGELKISAVQSLSAARQSNLLRYWIRAQQLDVPSEPVLQQILRHVRHCPETRHAIVCWRGAEVRRYRDRLVLMAPTSAPPADWQALWQPSEPLAIADTGWYLRARSTVGEGLARACLAGKTVRVQLRRGGEHCQLRGHRHELRKLLQEAGVPPWERARLPLIYLGDDLAAIGDRWICEPFNARAGEPGFALVLEQIV from the coding sequence ATGGAGAATTCCAAGAATAGCGAGACACCGGTATCGAGTGAGCGCCGTTTTTCCATCGACGCGCTCGCGGCGGTGCTCACGGTCGATCTCGCGCTGACCCCCGATGTGCCTCTGTACGTCGCTTACAGCGGCGGCCTCGACTCGCATGTGTTGCTGCATGCGTTGGCGGCGTGGCGCGCACAGGCGCCGTGGCGTGTGCACGCGTTGCATGTCGATCATGGGTTGCAGCCGATGTCGATTGCGTGGGCGCGCCACTGTGCCGCTGTCTGCGCCGCGTTGGGTGTGCCGTATCAGTCGGATCGGGTACAGGTGCAGCGCATCGACGAGCTCGGTCTGGAAGACGCTGCGCGCCGCGCTCGTTACACGGTGTTGGCCGATCGATTACCGGCGGGCGCTGTTTTGCTGACGGCGCATCATCAAGACGATCAGGCCGAGACGGTGTTGTTGCAATTGTTGCGCGGTGCCGGTGTCCACGGGCTCGCCGCCATGCCGGTGAGTGTTGCGTTCGCCGGCGGTCGTTTGCTGCGACCACTACTTGGATTTCGGCGCGCGGCATTGGCCGAGTATGCCGCTGCTCATGGGCTACACTGGGTCGAAGATATGAGCAACGTCGATACCCGGTTCGCGCGTAATTTCGTGCGTCAGCGTTTGTCGCCGGTGTTGACCGAACGTTGGCCGCAGAGTGTCGAGCGTATCGCTCGGTCCGCGCGGTATCACGCTGAGGCGGCGGAGTTGCTCGACGAGTTGGCATGCGCCGATCTCGATCACGCCAGCGACAACGCCGGCGAGTTGAAAATTAGCGCTGTGCAATCGCTTTCCGCCGCGCGTCAGTCGAATTTGTTGCGGTATTGGATCCGCGCGCAACAACTGGACGTGCCGTCCGAGCCGGTGCTCCAACAAATTTTGCGACATGTGCGCCATTGTCCGGAAACGCGGCACGCCATCGTGTGTTGGCGCGGTGCCGAAGTGCGGCGTTATCGTGATCGTTTGGTATTGATGGCGCCGACATCTGCGCCGCCGGCGGATTGGCAAGCGTTGTGGCAACCGAGTGAGCCGCTCGCCATTGCCGACACCGGTTGGTATTTACGTGCCCGGTCGACCGTCGGTGAGGGCCTGGCGCGCGCCTGCCTCGCCGGCAAGACCGTACGCGTGCAGTTGCGGCGCGGCGGCGAGCATTGTCAGTTGCGCGGCCACCGGCATGAGCTGCGGAAATTGTTGCAAGAAGCGGGTGTGCCGCCGTGGGAGCGGGCGCGGTTGCCGCTCATTTATCTTGGTGATGATCTCGCGGCTATCGGTGATCGCTGGATATGCGAGCCGTTCAACGCGCGTGCTGGCGAGCCGGGATTCGCGTTAGTGCTTGAACAGATTGTCTGA
- the dnaE gene encoding DNA polymerase III subunit alpha gives MTSPFVHLRVHSEFSLADGIVRTPDLAAAAATAGMPAVALTDLANVFGAAKFYQDAVAAGVKPIIGADLWLTHTDPHKPHRLTLLCQNLDGYRNLSRLITRSYREGQQTGRACVAREWLDDATDGLIALSGAHEGELGIALLGANRATVGDLAVAYQRWFPNRFYIELQRTAQSRQEEYNHAAVAFAADAGLPVVATNPVMFLKREEFEAHEVRVCIQEGRVLSDSRRPRRFTPNQYFKSAAEMQQLFADVPEALANTVEIARRCNYRLEFGKYYLPKFEAAGSSGGEDVNDVLRRNSYEGLAQRMASMADAERAAKLSSYQERLDLEIGVIAKMGFAGYFLIVADFIQWAKSNGIPVGPGRGSGAGSLVAYAIGITELDPIQYELLFERFLNPERVSLPDFDIDFCVERRDEVIEYVKQRYGADKVAQIITHGTMAARAVVRDVGRVLSQSYGFCDKLAKLIPFEIGMTLDRALEVEPLLKERYDKEEDVQSLLDTARMLEGLARNAGKHAGGVVIAPSPLTDFMPLYCEQGGHEAVTQFDMEDLEKLGLVKFDFLGLRTLTIIDKAVKLINRERAKIGEAPVVIDQLPIDDPATYALLKSCKTTATFQLESRGMKDLINRLKPDQFEEIVALVALFRPGPLQSGMVDDYINRKHKRVAVKYPHPSLEPILKPTYGVILYQEQVMQIAQVLSGYSLGGADLLRRAMGKKKPEEMAMQRESFVDGARDRGVDPKLAAEIFDLIEKFAGYGFNRSHSAAYALIAYQTAWLKAHYPAAFMAAVLSSDMDKTDKVVTMTAECRDMKLKVLPPDINRCEFEFVPIDDKTVLYGLGAIKGLGESAIDSILHVRNSNGPFRDLFDFCQRIDSRKVNRRVLESLINAGALDGLGTHRAALIASLTKALAEADQHGRNREAGQVDIFGGDAPPLESPTYEVVPEWTEEQRLDGEKETLGLYLTGHPIARYSDELKHFTSATIAELKPTADRAVVVAGLVVAMRAMQTKRGDRMAFITLDDRTGRLELAVFSELFERYRALLVKDTLLVVEGHVSVDEYTGGFKMSAEKIYNIDQARAAFGSRLVIHVDAAKAANGFMDELKEILAPSQGPCPVWLRYRSDIAEADIVLGEEWRINPNAAVLERLTRLAGNNNVRLEYR, from the coding sequence GTGACCTCACCGTTTGTTCATTTGCGTGTTCATTCCGAGTTTTCCTTAGCCGACGGCATTGTCCGCACACCGGATCTTGCTGCTGCCGCGGCTACGGCAGGCATGCCTGCGGTCGCGCTGACCGATCTCGCCAATGTTTTCGGTGCCGCCAAGTTTTATCAAGACGCGGTCGCCGCCGGCGTAAAGCCGATCATCGGCGCCGATCTTTGGCTCACGCATACCGATCCGCACAAGCCGCATCGGCTGACCTTGCTGTGCCAGAACCTCGACGGCTATCGCAACTTATCCCGATTAATCACCCGCAGCTACCGCGAAGGCCAACAAACCGGCCGCGCCTGCGTCGCCCGCGAATGGCTGGACGATGCGACCGACGGATTGATCGCGCTCTCCGGCGCGCACGAGGGCGAACTCGGCATTGCCTTGCTCGGCGCGAATCGCGCTACCGTCGGTGACTTGGCGGTCGCGTATCAGCGCTGGTTCCCGAATCGTTTTTACATTGAGCTGCAGCGTACCGCACAGTCGCGCCAAGAAGAATACAACCACGCCGCCGTTGCCTTCGCCGCTGACGCCGGATTGCCGGTGGTGGCGACCAATCCAGTGATGTTTCTGAAGCGTGAAGAGTTCGAGGCGCACGAAGTCCGTGTCTGCATTCAAGAGGGGCGGGTGCTGTCGGACAGCCGCCGGCCGCGGCGGTTTACGCCCAATCAATATTTCAAATCGGCGGCGGAAATGCAGCAGTTGTTCGCCGATGTGCCGGAAGCGCTGGCGAACACCGTCGAAATCGCCCGCCGCTGCAACTACCGCCTGGAGTTCGGTAAGTATTACCTGCCGAAGTTCGAAGCCGCCGGCAGCAGCGGCGGTGAAGACGTCAACGATGTGTTGCGCCGCAATAGTTATGAAGGGTTGGCGCAGCGCATGGCGAGCATGGCCGACGCCGAACGCGCGGCGAAATTATCGAGCTATCAAGAACGGCTAGATCTCGAGATCGGCGTGATCGCGAAAATGGGCTTCGCCGGTTACTTCTTGATCGTCGCCGACTTTATTCAATGGGCGAAAAGTAACGGCATTCCCGTCGGTCCCGGCCGCGGTTCCGGCGCCGGCTCGTTGGTGGCGTACGCCATCGGCATCACCGAGCTTGATCCGATCCAGTACGAGCTGCTGTTCGAGCGCTTCCTGAATCCGGAACGCGTGTCGTTGCCGGACTTCGACATCGACTTCTGCGTGGAGCGGCGCGACGAGGTGATCGAGTACGTCAAACAACGCTACGGCGCCGATAAAGTCGCGCAAATTATTACCCACGGCACGATGGCGGCGCGCGCGGTTGTACGCGACGTCGGCCGCGTGCTCAGCCAGTCGTATGGATTCTGCGACAAGTTGGCGAAACTGATTCCGTTCGAGATCGGCATGACGCTCGATCGTGCGCTCGAAGTCGAGCCGCTGCTAAAAGAGCGTTACGACAAAGAAGAAGACGTGCAGTCGCTGCTCGACACCGCGCGCATGCTCGAAGGCCTCGCGCGTAACGCCGGCAAGCATGCCGGTGGTGTCGTTATCGCGCCGAGCCCGCTGACCGATTTCATGCCGCTCTACTGTGAGCAGGGTGGACACGAAGCGGTCACGCAGTTCGACATGGAAGACCTCGAGAAGCTCGGGCTGGTGAAGTTCGACTTTTTGGGCTTGCGCACGCTGACGATCATCGATAAAGCGGTAAAGCTGATCAACCGCGAGCGCGCCAAGATTGGCGAGGCGCCGGTCGTAATAGATCAGTTGCCGATTGATGATCCGGCGACCTACGCGTTGTTGAAGTCGTGTAAGACGACGGCGACGTTCCAGCTCGAATCGCGCGGCATGAAGGACCTGATCAACCGGCTGAAGCCGGATCAGTTCGAAGAGATCGTGGCGTTGGTGGCGCTGTTCCGCCCCGGTCCGTTGCAGTCGGGTATGGTCGACGATTACATCAATCGCAAGCACAAGCGTGTCGCTGTCAAATATCCGCACCCGAGTCTCGAGCCGATCCTGAAGCCGACCTACGGTGTCATTCTGTATCAAGAACAGGTAATGCAGATCGCGCAGGTGCTGTCGGGCTACTCGCTTGGCGGCGCCGACCTGTTGCGGCGCGCCATGGGCAAGAAGAAGCCGGAAGAGATGGCGATGCAGCGCGAGAGCTTCGTCGACGGCGCCCGTGATCGCGGCGTCGATCCGAAGCTCGCCGCCGAAATTTTCGATTTGATCGAGAAGTTCGCCGGCTACGGTTTCAACCGCTCGCACTCGGCGGCGTATGCGTTGATCGCCTATCAAACGGCGTGGCTCAAGGCGCATTACCCGGCGGCATTCATGGCGGCGGTGTTGTCGTCCGATATGGACAAGACCGACAAAGTTGTGACCATGACGGCCGAGTGCCGCGACATGAAGTTGAAGGTGTTGCCGCCCGATATCAATCGCTGCGAATTCGAGTTCGTGCCGATCGACGACAAGACCGTGCTCTACGGCCTTGGGGCGATCAAAGGTCTTGGTGAATCGGCCATCGATTCGATCCTGCACGTGCGCAATAGCAACGGTCCGTTCCGCGATCTATTCGATTTTTGTCAGCGCATCGACTCGCGCAAGGTGAATCGGCGTGTGCTCGAATCGCTGATCAATGCCGGCGCGCTCGACGGCCTTGGTACCCACCGCGCCGCGTTAATAGCGTCGTTGACCAAGGCGTTGGCCGAAGCCGACCAACACGGCCGTAATCGCGAGGCCGGGCAGGTCGACATTTTCGGCGGCGATGCGCCGCCGCTTGAATCGCCGACCTATGAGGTCGTGCCGGAATGGACCGAAGAGCAGCGCCTCGACGGCGAGAAGGAAACGCTCGGGCTGTACTTGACCGGCCACCCGATCGCCCGCTACAGCGACGAGCTGAAACACTTCACCAGCGCCACCATCGCCGAGCTCAAACCGACCGCGGACCGGGCGGTGGTCGTCGCCGGCCTGGTCGTCGCCATGCGTGCCATGCAAACGAAGCGCGGCGACCGTATGGCCTTTATTACCCTGGACGATCGCACAGGGCGCCTGGAGCTGGCGGTTTTCTCCGAGCTATTCGAGCGGTATCGTGCGTTGCTGGTCAAGGACACGCTGTTGGTGGTTGAGGGGCATGTCTCGGTCGACGAGTACACCGGCGGATTCAAAATGTCCGCGGAGAAGATCTATAATATCGACCAGGCGCGCGCCGCTTTTGGTTCTCGACTCGTTATCCACGTCGATGCCGCCAAGGCGGCAAATGGTTTTATGGATGAGCTGAAAGAAATCCTCGCGCCGAGCCAGGGACCGTGTCCGGTGTGGTTACGCTATCGCAGTGACATTGCCGAAGCGGATATCGTTTTGGGCGAAGAGTGGAGGATCAATCCTAACGCTGCGGTACTCGAGCGACTGACTCGCTTAGCGGGTAATAACAACGTTCGTCTCGAGTACCGCTGA
- a CDS encoding PDZ domain-containing protein, producing MSPTSDAAVPHFLEQLEHWLARRWVIVTLNILLLALLAYSAAQWTWRLLAPPMATPAESLATANDITADYDLTALLSTNIFGQAAPVNNGKVSLENIPLSSLNLVLSGVLATPNGSVALISADGGPETPFAVGQDIIPGATLYAVYSDRVLIQRGARTESLMLKDIGPALADGSIVAAGPSNADNAVQRIDQRNFTVDRQSMNQQMQKPEFLSQALMVPHASGGFLVREIQPGSMYEKLGLRVGDVINTVNGQPVNTVEDVMKLYQQLGSSGGAAQVSLQIRRGGRTETLQYNLQ from the coding sequence ATGTCGCCAACGTCTGATGCTGCTGTGCCGCATTTTCTCGAGCAGCTGGAGCATTGGCTTGCTCGGCGCTGGGTAATCGTCACACTCAATATCCTGCTGCTCGCGTTGCTAGCGTATAGCGCCGCGCAATGGACCTGGCGCCTATTGGCCCCGCCGATGGCAACACCCGCCGAGTCGTTGGCAACGGCAAATGACATCACCGCCGACTACGATCTCACCGCTCTGTTATCCACTAATATCTTTGGTCAGGCAGCGCCTGTGAACAACGGCAAGGTGTCGCTGGAGAACATTCCGTTGAGCAGCTTGAACCTCGTCTTAAGCGGCGTTCTCGCGACACCGAACGGCAGCGTTGCCCTCATTAGCGCCGATGGCGGACCGGAAACCCCGTTTGCAGTCGGCCAAGACATTATTCCCGGCGCAACGCTATATGCGGTCTATTCCGACCGCGTGCTGATTCAACGCGGCGCCAGGACCGAAAGCCTGATGCTTAAGGATATTGGACCGGCGTTAGCCGACGGCTCGATCGTCGCCGCCGGCCCATCGAACGCCGACAACGCCGTGCAACGTATCGACCAGCGAAACTTTACGGTCGATCGTCAGTCGATGAATCAACAAATGCAAAAACCTGAATTCCTCAGCCAAGCGCTGATGGTGCCGCATGCGAGCGGCGGGTTCCTGGTACGGGAGATTCAACCGGGCAGTATGTACGAAAAACTAGGCTTGCGTGTAGGCGATGTCATCAACACGGTCAACGGGCAACCGGTGAACACGGTCGAAGACGTCATGAAGCTTTACCAACAACTCGGCAGCAGCGGCGGTGCCGCACAGGTGAGCCTGCAGATACGCCGAGGTGGTAGAACGGAAACGCTTCAATACAACCTTCAATAA